The Tistrella mobilis genome window below encodes:
- the arfB gene encoding alternative ribosome rescue aminoacyl-tRNA hydrolase ArfB produces MSLREDDLDRAARNVRLDEAAIEESYLLASGPGGQNVNKVSTAVRLRFRVAVAQFVGDDETRRRLLALAGSRATAEGDIVLLADRFRSRERNREDARDRLRRMIAEARHRDPLRRPTRPSLGAKRRRMDEKTKRGAIKRNRGRPMAD; encoded by the coding sequence ATGAGTCTCAGGGAAGATGATCTCGACCGCGCCGCCCGGAACGTCCGCCTCGACGAGGCGGCGATCGAGGAGAGCTATCTGCTGGCTTCCGGGCCCGGCGGGCAGAATGTGAACAAGGTGTCGACCGCCGTCCGGTTGCGCTTCCGGGTGGCCGTGGCGCAGTTTGTGGGCGATGACGAGACCCGGCGTCGCCTGCTGGCGCTGGCCGGCAGCCGGGCGACGGCCGAGGGCGATATCGTGTTGCTCGCCGACCGGTTCCGCAGCCGCGAGCGCAACCGCGAGGATGCGCGTGATCGGCTGCGCCGGATGATCGCCGAGGCCCGTCATCGCGACCCGCTGCGTCGCCCGACCCGACCGTCGCTGGGCGCGAAGCGGCGGCGGATGGACGAGAAGACCAAGCGGGGGGCGATCAAGCGCAACCGTGGCCGGCCGATGGCCGATTGA
- a CDS encoding proton-conducting transporter membrane subunit: protein MTEPGLFATLPPATLLLLGALLTALLPRSLRALPVMAAPLGVLAAAWLLPDGAGAGHAWLDQVLVPVTVDATGRAFATIFALAALAGGLYALPRASTTELVAAQAYGAGAVGLAFAGDLLTVLVFWEVLAIGSTVVIWAAGTERARRAAMRYLQIHLAGGMILMIGIVGHITGGGANTLAALTADIDAGSWAAWFILAGVVINAGAPPLWAWVSDAYPEASSTGMVFLSAFTTKAAVLVLIRLFPGAEVLVWTGIVMAAYGALYAVIENDLRRVLAFSIVSQVGFMVTAVGVGTPLALAGASAQAFAHILYKSLMVMAAGHMVAATGRRRLADLAGIGRAMPLTWGALLLGGLGLAAAPLTAGFVSKGVILSALGKDGAGIAWAALVGIAVVSTVYAALKLPVVLWGTRRIQHGGRGIGDPGVTQMLAMGFMAALVVGIGVVPGTLLGLFPASADYAVFTADHLITQVQLLAAAAIVWFVAATRLAPGRGITRDFDWVYRSFLPRLAAEFAIHGDPLRSGLAKRIRHRIDFVMAGIFRIHGPEAPLARDWPTGGTVLGITVMLGVCLVVYYAA, encoded by the coding sequence ATGACTGAGCCCGGCCTCTTCGCCACCCTGCCGCCGGCCACCCTTCTGCTGCTCGGCGCCCTGCTCACCGCTCTGCTGCCCCGCAGCCTGCGCGCCCTGCCGGTGATGGCAGCCCCTCTGGGCGTGCTGGCGGCAGCCTGGCTGCTGCCCGACGGTGCCGGTGCCGGCCATGCCTGGCTCGATCAGGTTCTGGTTCCCGTCACCGTCGATGCGACCGGCCGGGCCTTCGCCACCATCTTCGCGCTGGCGGCCCTCGCCGGCGGGCTCTACGCCCTGCCCCGGGCCTCGACCACCGAACTGGTCGCGGCCCAGGCCTATGGTGCGGGGGCGGTCGGTCTCGCCTTCGCGGGCGATCTGCTCACCGTGCTGGTGTTCTGGGAAGTCCTCGCCATCGGCTCGACCGTGGTCATCTGGGCCGCCGGTACCGAACGCGCGCGCCGGGCCGCGATGCGCTATCTGCAGATCCATCTGGCCGGCGGCATGATCCTGATGATCGGCATCGTCGGCCACATCACCGGCGGCGGGGCCAACACGCTGGCCGCACTCACCGCCGACATCGATGCCGGCAGCTGGGCCGCCTGGTTCATTCTGGCGGGGGTGGTGATCAATGCCGGCGCCCCGCCGCTCTGGGCCTGGGTGTCTGACGCCTATCCCGAGGCCTCGTCCACCGGCATGGTGTTCCTGTCGGCCTTCACCACCAAGGCCGCGGTGCTGGTGCTGATCCGTCTGTTCCCGGGCGCCGAGGTCCTGGTCTGGACCGGTATCGTCATGGCCGCCTATGGCGCGCTTTATGCGGTCATCGAAAACGATCTCCGCCGGGTGCTGGCCTTCTCGATCGTCAGCCAAGTGGGCTTCATGGTCACCGCGGTCGGCGTCGGCACGCCGCTGGCGCTGGCCGGCGCCTCGGCCCAGGCCTTCGCCCATATCCTCTACAAGTCGCTGATGGTGATGGCGGCGGGCCATATGGTCGCCGCCACCGGCCGGCGCCGGCTGGCCGATCTTGCAGGCATCGGCCGGGCCATGCCGCTCACCTGGGGGGCGCTGCTGCTGGGCGGGCTCGGCCTTGCCGCCGCCCCACTGACCGCCGGTTTCGTCTCCAAGGGCGTGATCCTCTCGGCGCTGGGCAAGGATGGGGCCGGCATCGCCTGGGCCGCCCTGGTCGGCATCGCGGTCGTCTCCACCGTTTATGCGGCACTGAAGCTGCCGGTGGTGCTCTGGGGCACGCGGCGGATCCAGCACGGCGGTCGCGGCATCGGGGATCCGGGCGTGACGCAGATGCTCGCCATGGGCTTCATGGCGGCACTGGTGGTGGGCATCGGCGTGGTGCCGGGCACCCTGCTCGGCCTGTTCCCGGCCTCGGCCGATTATGCCGTCTTCACCGCCGACCATCTGATCACCCAGGTCCAGCTGCTGGCAGCTGCCGCCATTGTCTGGTTCGTCGCCGCCACACGGCTGGCGCCGGGCCGCGGTATCACCCGCGATTTCGACTGGGTCTATCGCAGCTTCCTGCCCCGGCTGGCGGCGGAATTCGCCATCCATGGCGATCCGCTGCGCAGCGGCCTCGCGAAGCGGATCCGCCATCGGATCGATTTCGTGATGGCCGGTATCTTCAGGATCCATGGTCCCGAGGCACCGCTGGCCCGCGACTGGCCGACCGGCGGCACCGTGCTTGGCATCACGGTGATGCTGGGGGTCTGTCTGGTGGTCTATTACGCCGCCTGA
- a CDS encoding methyl-accepting chemotaxis protein, translating into MKLAHKILAPVAILAAIAILIALAGMVGLTRMGDAAHRMATDSDMVIKTSELRSVSRALQRDALNLIFEPEAGRASIASRFDGRVETMEAQLLAIEAVAGDRDRRFIGLQREVIRALTRVRELALAGETDAAHQAFINGVRQAERAASELTDPMIDDGIAEVAAHSAGLEDTRTSVMGLMLATAVIGILAGILLSSLVARRGVIAPLGRMTGAMARLKARDYGFDLADAGRSDEIGAMAAAVATFRDAMQETDRLQAEQRAAEERTLRRLARRAELVKEFVDGMNGLSARLADEARRLESDAGALSTAAAETSRMTTSTSTATDRTTANVQTVAAATEELSASIGEISARANETASTSGSSASEARRTADQVSRLRRTAEEIGQVVALITDIAAQTNLLALNATIEAARAGEAGKGFAVVAAEVKTLATQTGRATEEIRAKVAAVQTATDGAVASIERIVGMIGEISSMTTSIATAVEEQSAATGEITRNVQEAANGTEQIRRDVQVLDQTATRTHDIAGRVGGFSTEVSRRSGELRDLVAGFVSRLSESEAAA; encoded by the coding sequence ATGAAGCTCGCACACAAGATCCTGGCGCCGGTCGCGATCCTTGCCGCCATCGCCATCCTGATCGCCCTCGCCGGCATGGTCGGCCTGACCCGGATGGGTGATGCCGCCCACCGTATGGCCACGGATTCCGACATGGTGATCAAGACATCGGAACTCAGAAGCGTCAGCCGGGCACTGCAGCGCGATGCGCTGAACCTGATCTTCGAACCCGAAGCCGGCCGCGCCTCGATCGCCAGCCGCTTCGATGGTCGCGTCGAGACCATGGAGGCCCAGTTGCTGGCGATCGAGGCCGTGGCCGGCGACCGCGACCGTCGGTTCATCGGGCTGCAGCGCGAGGTGATCCGGGCCCTGACCCGCGTGCGGGAACTGGCGCTGGCGGGGGAGACCGATGCGGCGCATCAGGCCTTCATCAACGGCGTGCGTCAGGCAGAGCGTGCAGCATCGGAGCTGACCGACCCGATGATCGACGACGGCATCGCCGAGGTCGCGGCCCACTCCGCCGGGCTGGAAGACACCCGGACCTCGGTCATGGGTCTGATGCTGGCCACCGCCGTGATCGGCATCCTGGCCGGCATCCTGCTCTCAAGCCTGGTCGCACGCCGCGGCGTCATCGCCCCGCTTGGCCGGATGACCGGGGCGATGGCACGGCTGAAGGCTCGGGATTACGGCTTCGATCTGGCCGATGCCGGCCGCAGCGACGAGATCGGCGCCATGGCCGCCGCGGTCGCGACCTTCCGCGATGCGATGCAGGAAACCGACCGGCTGCAGGCCGAACAGCGCGCCGCCGAAGAGCGCACGCTCCGCCGCCTGGCCCGCCGGGCCGAGCTGGTGAAGGAATTCGTCGACGGCATGAACGGCCTCTCCGCCCGTCTGGCCGACGAGGCCAGACGGCTGGAGTCCGATGCCGGCGCGCTGTCGACCGCCGCAGCCGAGACCAGCCGGATGACCACCAGCACCAGCACCGCCACCGACCGCACCACCGCCAACGTCCAGACCGTGGCCGCGGCGACCGAGGAACTTTCGGCCTCGATCGGCGAGATCAGCGCGCGGGCGAACGAAACCGCCTCCACCTCGGGCAGCAGTGCCAGCGAGGCCCGGCGAACCGCCGATCAGGTCAGCCGGCTGCGCCGCACGGCCGAAGAGATCGGCCAGGTGGTGGCACTGATCACCGACATCGCCGCCCAGACCAATCTTCTGGCGCTCAACGCCACGATCGAGGCCGCGCGCGCCGGCGAGGCGGGCAAGGGCTTCGCGGTGGTCGCCGCCGAGGTGAAGACGCTCGCCACCCAGACCGGGCGGGCGACCGAGGAGATCCGCGCCAAGGTCGCCGCGGTCCAGACCGCCACCGACGGCGCCGTCGCCTCGATCGAGCGCATCGTCGGGATGATCGGCGAGATCAGCAGCATGACCACCTCGATCGCAACCGCGGTCGAAGAACAGTCCGCCGCCACCGGCGAGATCACCCGCAACGTGCAGGAAGCGGCGAACGGCACCGAACAGATCCGCCGGGATGTGCAGGTGCTGGACCAGACCGCCACCCGCACCCACGACATCGCCGGCCGGGTCGGCGGCTTCTCGACCGAGGTTTCGCGCCGGTCGGGCGAGTTGCGCGATCTGGTCGCGGGCTTCGTCAGCCGCCTGTCCGAATCGGAAGCGGCGGCCTGA
- a CDS encoding methyl-accepting chemotaxis protein, translated as MVSVLSGRLTSVQARIALTAGLCLATTVAVLVGFSLVSARNTHDYVTEGVLGIVDGQTKAALQNRAATEAAAIKAQLEVGLDTARTLARSFAVLATDGPAGTPAGQRRDQLNTVLRGALAQDPALNGTYSAWEPDALDGADVGFRGAREQGSDATGRFLPYWTRSADGRIAIQPLVEYDSSDRHPNGLVKGGWYIGPAETGRENILGPLPYIVQGKPVFLATLSVPIMIDGRFRGVAGTDYNLDFIQALAVKVSKALYDGRSRVAIISDAGLIVADSGAPEAIGQPVTAAGDAWTDGLEVIRAAEATVLDRPDHPDIDVFSPIRFGDTATPWSVVISVPRDVALASVNALSADMAERSTRDTLVSLGGGLAVVLGAILVVALAARGIARPIRACAGFADGIAEGRFDQSLTIDQKDEVGRLATALTRMQGDLRRNIAQRAEDQAAAEAARRQAMRDMADRFEASVGGVLNGVTSAATELRSTAETMSVTADETSRRSTAAASATEQASQNIQTVAAAAEQLSAAIGEIGDRVNQSSGIVGEAVRQADATGLRVKNLSEAAQKVGNVVQLINDIASQTNLLALNATIEAARAGEAGKGFAVVASEVKTLAVQTARATEEIAAQIRSIQDATRDSAQAIEEIGATINRVNEISTAISAAVQEQGAATREISRNVQEASQGTVEVSGNIGSVTAAARETDLAASQVLSAAGDLGRNGEDLRRQVEDFLQTVRA; from the coding sequence ATGGTGTCTGTTCTGTCGGGGCGGCTGACCAGCGTGCAGGCCAGGATCGCGCTGACCGCGGGGCTGTGCCTTGCGACGACGGTGGCGGTGCTGGTGGGCTTCAGCCTGGTGTCGGCGCGCAACACGCATGATTATGTCACCGAGGGCGTGCTCGGGATCGTCGATGGCCAGACCAAGGCGGCGCTGCAAAACCGGGCAGCGACCGAGGCGGCGGCGATCAAGGCCCAGCTGGAAGTCGGGCTCGATACCGCCCGGACGCTGGCGCGCAGCTTCGCGGTGCTGGCCACGGATGGTCCGGCGGGCACGCCGGCCGGGCAGCGGCGCGACCAGCTGAACACCGTGCTCCGCGGGGCGCTGGCGCAGGATCCGGCGTTGAACGGCACCTATTCGGCCTGGGAGCCGGATGCCCTGGACGGCGCCGATGTCGGCTTCCGCGGCGCCCGCGAGCAGGGGTCGGATGCGACCGGCCGTTTCCTGCCCTACTGGACCCGCAGCGCCGACGGCCGGATCGCAATCCAGCCGCTTGTCGAATACGACAGCAGCGACCGTCATCCCAACGGTCTGGTCAAGGGCGGCTGGTATATCGGCCCGGCCGAGACGGGCCGCGAGAACATTCTGGGTCCGCTGCCCTATATCGTGCAGGGCAAGCCGGTCTTCCTGGCGACGCTGTCGGTGCCGATCATGATCGACGGCCGTTTCCGCGGCGTGGCCGGTACCGACTATAATCTGGATTTCATCCAGGCGCTGGCGGTGAAGGTATCGAAGGCGCTCTATGACGGCCGAAGCCGGGTCGCGATCATCAGCGATGCCGGGCTGATCGTGGCCGATAGCGGTGCGCCTGAGGCGATCGGCCAGCCGGTGACCGCGGCAGGCGATGCCTGGACCGACGGGCTTGAGGTGATCCGCGCCGCCGAGGCGACGGTGCTCGACCGTCCGGATCATCCCGATATCGATGTCTTCTCGCCGATCCGCTTCGGCGACACCGCAACGCCCTGGTCGGTGGTGATCTCGGTGCCGCGGGATGTGGCGCTCGCCTCGGTCAATGCGCTCAGCGCCGATATGGCGGAGCGCTCGACGCGCGACACGCTGGTCTCGCTGGGGGGCGGGCTTGCGGTGGTGCTCGGCGCGATCCTGGTGGTGGCGCTTGCCGCCCGCGGCATCGCCCGGCCGATCCGCGCCTGCGCCGGCTTTGCCGACGGCATTGCCGAAGGGCGCTTCGACCAGAGCCTGACGATCGATCAGAAGGACGAGGTCGGCCGGCTGGCGACGGCGCTGACCCGCATGCAGGGGGATCTGCGGCGCAACATCGCCCAGCGTGCCGAGGACCAGGCGGCGGCAGAAGCGGCCCGGCGCCAGGCGATGCGCGACATGGCCGACCGCTTCGAAGCCTCGGTCGGCGGGGTTCTGAACGGGGTGACGTCGGCTGCGACCGAGCTGCGGTCGACAGCCGAGACCATGAGCGTCACGGCCGACGAGACCAGCCGGCGGTCCACCGCCGCGGCCAGCGCGACCGAACAGGCCAGCCAGAACATCCAGACCGTGGCGGCGGCGGCCGAGCAGCTTTCGGCCGCCATCGGCGAGATCGGCGACCGGGTCAACCAGTCGAGCGGCATCGTGGGCGAGGCGGTGCGCCAGGCCGATGCCACCGGCCTGCGGGTGAAGAACCTGTCCGAGGCGGCGCAGAAGGTCGGCAATGTCGTGCAGCTGATCAACGACATCGCCTCCCAGACCAATCTGCTGGCGCTGAATGCGACCATCGAGGCGGCCCGCGCCGGCGAAGCCGGCAAGGGCTTCGCGGTGGTGGCCTCTGAAGTCAAGACGCTGGCGGTGCAGACCGCGCGGGCGACCGAAGAGATTGCCGCCCAGATCCGCTCGATCCAGGACGCGACCCGCGACTCGGCCCAGGCGATCGAAGAGATCGGCGCGACGATCAACCGGGTGAACGAGATCTCGACCGCCATCTCCGCCGCCGTACAGGAACAGGGGGCGGCGACCCGCGAAATCTCGCGCAATGTCCAGGAAGCGAGCCAGGGTACGGTGGAGGTCTCAGGCAATATCGGCAGCGTCACCGCGGCGGCCCGGGAAACCGACCTCGCCGCCAGTCAGGTGCTCTCGGCCGCGGGCGATCTGGGGCGGAACGGCGAGGATCTCCGCCGGCAGGTGGAGGACTTCCTGCAGACGGTGCGGGCCTGA
- a CDS encoding N-acetyltransferase family protein produces MLRPARPTDAAAIADLVAMADPKSIGGLTGIEDPVQAMEAFRTLIRGRSGVASHLYARVFEETGRPIGVVVAYPGRLVTGPAVPAEARVTEADEFYIDNVAVFPEHRGRGIARRLIVSAETAARGNGFPAVSLIVDERNLAARGLYEKLGYAVSGRAVVRGESFHRMRKPLVADQTAPRAVALA; encoded by the coding sequence ATGCTGCGTCCCGCACGTCCCACAGACGCCGCCGCGATCGCCGACCTCGTCGCCATGGCCGACCCCAAAAGCATCGGCGGGCTGACCGGGATCGAAGATCCGGTTCAGGCAATGGAAGCCTTCCGCACCCTGATCCGCGGCAGGTCCGGCGTCGCCTCGCATCTTTATGCCCGCGTCTTCGAAGAGACCGGCCGCCCCATCGGCGTGGTCGTGGCCTATCCCGGCCGCCTGGTTACCGGCCCCGCCGTCCCGGCAGAGGCGCGGGTGACCGAGGCCGACGAGTTCTACATCGACAATGTCGCGGTCTTCCCCGAACACCGCGGCCGCGGCATCGCCCGCCGGCTGATCGTCTCGGCCGAAACCGCGGCACGCGGCAACGGCTTCCCCGCCGTCTCGCTGATCGTCGACGAACGCAACCTCGCCGCCCGCGGCCTCTATGAAAAGCTCGGCTATGCGGTCTCGGGCCGCGCCGTGGTGCGGGGGGAAAGCTTCCACCGCATGCGCAAGCCGCTTGTCGCCGACCAGACCGCGCCCCGCGCCGTGGCGCTCGCCTGA
- a CDS encoding ChaN family lipoprotein: MFLRTVTAALTLAMLIAPAAQADIPPALLDAARDAKVVLLGERHDHAGHHLMQEETYRALIAAGRRPALVMEMFSRDAQPAIDALLAGLGSRPDQRALDIALERMPQVSGFTAGGWQDWSAYRPIVAVALEHGLPVRAADWPRETRRTLAMDGWQALPSGFVEHFALDEPAEPDIEDGLTRAIVEGHCGHAPGAALEGMVRVQRARDAGIAGAALDALAVPGVDQALVIAGSGHVRRDLGAPLYLKAAAPELPVLAIGLAETGESDAAPDLRPARDDEPFDLIWVAEAQPREDPCKAFADQLRNMKRP, encoded by the coding sequence ATGTTCCTGCGCACCGTCACCGCCGCCCTCACCCTTGCCATGCTGATCGCCCCGGCAGCACAGGCCGACATTCCGCCCGCCCTGCTCGATGCCGCCCGCGATGCGAAGGTGGTGCTGCTGGGCGAGCGTCACGATCATGCCGGCCATCATCTGATGCAGGAGGAAACCTACCGGGCGCTGATCGCCGCCGGCCGCCGGCCGGCGCTGGTGATGGAGATGTTCAGCCGCGACGCCCAGCCGGCGATCGATGCCCTGCTGGCCGGGCTTGGCAGCAGACCCGATCAGCGGGCACTGGATATTGCGCTGGAACGGATGCCGCAGGTCTCGGGCTTCACCGCCGGCGGCTGGCAGGACTGGAGCGCCTATCGCCCGATCGTGGCGGTGGCGCTGGAACACGGGCTGCCGGTCCGGGCGGCGGACTGGCCGCGGGAAACCCGGCGGACCCTGGCGATGGACGGCTGGCAGGCCCTGCCCTCGGGCTTCGTTGAGCATTTCGCGCTCGACGAGCCGGCGGAGCCCGATATCGAGGACGGGCTGACCCGGGCGATCGTCGAAGGCCACTGCGGCCATGCCCCCGGTGCTGCGCTGGAAGGCATGGTCCGGGTGCAACGGGCTCGCGATGCCGGCATCGCCGGCGCCGCACTCGACGCCCTGGCGGTGCCTGGGGTGGATCAGGCGCTGGTGATCGCTGGATCGGGCCATGTCCGCCGCGATCTGGGGGCACCTCTCTATCTGAAGGCGGCCGCCCCCGAACTGCCGGTTCTGGCGATCGGCCTGGCCGAGACCGGCGAGAGCGATGCCGCCCCCGATCTGCGTCCGGCCCGCGACGACGAGCCCTTCGATCTGATCTGGGTGGCAGAGGCCCAGCCGCGCGAAGACCCGTGCAAGGCCTTTGCCGACCAGCTGCGCAACATGAAGCGCCCCTGA
- a CDS encoding proton-conducting transporter membrane subunit has product MTPEFLLVASLLSPVAGGILILAAGRSPGARDILMVAAAVVTAVFTLMLAARVLDGARPVLTLHELMPGLPIGFAVEPLGMIFAAVAGTLWPITAVYSIGYMRGNHEAHQTRFHFCFALAIVSALALAYSDGLLSMFIAYEVLTLSTYPLVTHSGTKEAMKAGRTYLGILLGTSIGFQLTAIIGVYVLAGTVAFTAGGVLPDGLSPALLGLLLGLFAYGIGKVALMPLHAWLPAAMVAPTPVSALLHAVAVVKGGAFAVVKVVAYTLGADRLSAAGANDWLVWVAAASIVVASSIALTQDHLKRRLAYSTVSQLAYVTLAAAIMAPLSLVGAAMHIAAHAVGKITLFFAAGSIHTAAHKDYVSQLDGIGRRMPWTMGAFALATLSMIGLPPAVGFTSKWFILEGAVSRDQWIAVAALGASTLLNAAYFLPIVWRAFFRAPVAAKSVGAAAPHGADGHHDHGEAPLPMVLAILTTAGLTFLLFLYPDPVLALAEAMAGTVTQGGLR; this is encoded by the coding sequence ATGACGCCTGAATTCCTGCTCGTCGCGTCACTGCTCTCGCCGGTGGCGGGTGGCATCCTGATCCTTGCCGCCGGCCGCTCGCCGGGGGCACGCGACATCCTGATGGTGGCGGCGGCGGTGGTCACCGCCGTCTTCACCCTGATGCTGGCGGCCCGGGTGCTGGACGGCGCCCGGCCCGTGCTCACCCTGCACGAGCTGATGCCCGGCCTGCCGATCGGCTTCGCGGTCGAGCCCCTGGGCATGATCTTCGCCGCCGTCGCCGGCACGCTCTGGCCGATTACCGCGGTCTATTCGATCGGCTATATGCGCGGGAACCACGAAGCGCATCAGACCCGGTTCCACTTCTGCTTTGCGCTGGCGATCGTCAGCGCGCTGGCGCTCGCCTATTCCGACGGCCTGCTGTCGATGTTCATCGCCTACGAGGTGCTGACGCTCTCGACCTATCCGCTGGTCACCCATTCGGGCACCAAAGAGGCGATGAAGGCCGGCCGCACCTATCTGGGCATCCTGCTCGGTACCTCGATCGGCTTCCAGCTGACTGCGATCATCGGTGTCTATGTCCTGGCCGGCACGGTCGCCTTCACCGCCGGCGGCGTGCTGCCCGATGGCCTGTCTCCCGCGCTGCTCGGCCTGCTGCTCGGCCTCTTCGCCTATGGCATCGGCAAGGTCGCGCTGATGCCGCTCCATGCCTGGCTGCCGGCCGCGATGGTGGCGCCCACCCCGGTCTCGGCCCTGCTGCATGCGGTGGCGGTGGTCAAGGGCGGCGCCTTCGCGGTGGTCAAGGTCGTGGCCTACACGCTGGGCGCCGACCGCCTCTCGGCCGCCGGCGCCAATGACTGGCTGGTCTGGGTGGCGGCGGCCTCGATCGTGGTCGCCTCGTCGATCGCGCTCACCCAGGATCACCTGAAGCGCCGCCTCGCCTATTCGACCGTCAGCCAGCTGGCCTATGTGACACTGGCGGCGGCGATCATGGCACCGCTGTCGCTGGTGGGGGCGGCCATGCACATCGCGGCCCATGCGGTCGGCAAGATCACCCTGTTCTTCGCCGCAGGCTCCATCCACACCGCCGCCCATAAGGACTATGTCAGCCAGCTGGACGGCATCGGCCGGCGCATGCCCTGGACCATGGGCGCCTTCGCCCTCGCCACCCTGTCGATGATCGGCCTGCCACCGGCGGTCGGTTTCACCAGCAAATGGTTCATCCTGGAGGGCGCGGTCTCACGCGATCAGTGGATCGCGGTCGCCGCCCTCGGCGCCTCCACCCTGCTGAACGCGGCCTATTTCCTGCCGATCGTCTGGCGTGCCTTCTTCCGGGCGCCGGTCGCGGCGAAATCGGTGGGTGCCGCCGCCCCCCATGGTGCGGATGGCCACCACGATCATGGTGAGGCGCCGCTGCCGATGGTGCTGGCGATCCTGACCACGGCGGGGCTCACCTTCCTGCTGTTCCTCTACCCCGACCCCGTGCTTGCGCTGGCCGAGGCCATGGCCGGCACCGTCACACAGGGAGGCCTGCGTTGA
- a CDS encoding DUF4870 family protein has product MVQSAPKFELRPGADDRTAHQAEVMLTVTYGLHLLGMLTALPLVVASIIAHVRFFMLDTETTERAHYRYLVETFWFGVIANIIGAALTVVVIGFVVLAIAWIWMVWRFVRGWLRMREGQGPR; this is encoded by the coding sequence ATGGTCCAGAGCGCACCGAAATTCGAACTCAGGCCCGGCGCGGACGATCGCACCGCCCATCAGGCCGAGGTGATGCTGACCGTGACCTACGGCCTGCATCTGCTGGGCATGCTGACCGCCCTGCCGCTGGTGGTGGCCAGCATCATCGCCCATGTCCGCTTCTTCATGCTCGACACCGAAACCACGGAACGGGCGCATTACCGCTATCTGGTCGAGACCTTCTGGTTCGGCGTGATCGCCAACATCATCGGCGCCGCCCTGACCGTGGTCGTCATCGGCTTCGTGGTGCTGGCGATCGCCTGGATCTGGATGGTCTGGCGCTTCGTGCGCGGCTGGCTGCGGATGCGCGAGGGCCAGGGCCCCCGTTGA
- a CDS encoding QsdR family transcriptional regulator, protein MEDDRPRNAAEAEVVKAAVRRYTRGEAIDMSDLAIEIGVGRATLYRRVGNRDRLLGLVLADRTEYSFRRAQRDIRETGVPGIVALLNRFMTDVLDAEPLKIFVQREPLLFIRLATSMGPIETRSARLLGEVMATEQAAGRFTPWLPIPVLAEAIVRLGDAFMYAHLLGGPRRDLRTSLDVTSLLLDPAAAREAAARAG, encoded by the coding sequence TTGGAAGACGACCGCCCGCGCAATGCCGCCGAGGCCGAGGTCGTAAAGGCGGCCGTGCGCCGCTACACCCGCGGCGAGGCCATCGATATGTCGGATCTGGCGATCGAGATCGGCGTCGGCCGGGCGACGCTCTACCGCCGGGTCGGCAATCGCGACCGGCTGCTGGGGCTGGTGCTGGCCGATCGCACCGAATACAGCTTCCGCCGCGCCCAGCGCGATATCCGGGAAACCGGGGTGCCCGGCATCGTGGCGCTGCTCAACCGGTTCATGACCGACGTGCTCGATGCCGAGCCGCTCAAGATCTTCGTACAGCGCGAACCGCTGCTGTTCATCCGGCTGGCAACATCGATGGGGCCGATCGAGACCCGCTCGGCGCGGCTGCTGGGCGAGGTGATGGCGACTGAGCAGGCCGCCGGCCGTTTCACCCCCTGGCTGCCGATCCCCGTGCTGGCCGAGGCGATCGTGCGCCTGGGGGACGCCTTCATGTATGCCCATCTGCTGGGCGGGCCGCGGCGGGATCTGCGCACCTCGCTCGACGTCACCTCGCTGCTGCTCGATCCGGCAGCCGCCCGCGAAGCTGCGGCTCGCGCGGGCTGA